In the Arthrobacter sp. Soc17.1.1.1 genome, ACCACGACCACCCGGGACGTCGAGCCGGTGCTGTTCGCCTCCGCGAGCGGCCTATGGCACCTCGTCGGGTGGTGCCGGCTGCGCGACGCCATGCGCTGGTTCACCGTGTCGCGCATCGAGCGGGCCACCGTGACCAGGACGGCGTGCGGCAGCCATACGGTCCACGAGGTCGGAGAACCCCCGCCGAACGCCAGACCGGTGCACGATCGGGGCATGTGAGCCACCCGGTGGGCCCGTCCCGTCTGCACCCCTGACCGGAGCAGGGCCCCTCGCCCGACAGCTCCAGCACCTCCCACCGGCGTTGACACGCCGTGTGGCCCCCATTACTCTGGGAGCGTTCACACAATCTCGATGGAGAGCTCAGCCGCCCGTTTCTGGGAACGTTCACAGACATGTGGGCGCGGCCATTCTCCGGTATCTCCCGAGAATCGGTACCGCACCATGAGGAGCAGGTTTGGCACGAACGACCACCGTCGCAGGACTGTCCGGCAACGGGCAGCTCGTCTACGGGTGTGACTACAACCCCGAGCAGTGGGATGCGTCCGTCTGGCGGGAGGACGTCCGCCTCATGAGGGAGGCCGGCGTCAACCTCGTGGCCGTCAACATCTTCGGGTGGGCCGAGCTGGAACCCGAGCAGGGCGTGTTCCGGTTCGAGGACCTCGACGCCGTGATGGACCTGCTGGCCGAGCACGGCATCGGCGTGAACCTCGGCACCGGCACCTCGTCGACACCCGCCTGGCTCACCACCGCGCACCCCGAGGTGCTCCCCCGCACCGCCGACGGCACGACCCGCTGGCCGGGCGGCCGCCAGGCGTTCTGCCCCAGCTCCCCCGTGTACCGCGAGCACGCGCTCGCCCTCGTGGAGCAGGTGTCCGCCCGCTACGGCAGCCACCCGGCCCTGCGCCTCTGGCATGTGTCCAACGAACTCGGCTGCCACAACTCGCTGTGCTACTGCGACGTCTCCGCCGAGGCCTTCCGCGGCTGGCTCCGCGCCCGCTACGGGACGCTCGATGCCCTCAATACGGCCTGGGGCACCGCCTTCTGGAGCCAGCGCTACTCCGCCTGGGAGCAGGTGCTGCCCCCGCGGCTGACGCTCTCGGCCACCAACCCGACGCAGACGCTCGACTTCCACCGCTTCAGCTCCGACGAGCTGCTGGCGCACTACTCGGCCGAGGAGGCGGTCCTCCGCCGCACCAGCGACGCCCCGGTGACCACCAACTTCATGGTCGCGGCCCACATCAGGAACCAGGACTACTGGGCCTGGGCGCCGGAGATGGACGTCATCGCGAACGACCACTATCTCGACCACCGCCTCGACACACCGCATGCCGAACTGGCCTTCGCCGCCGACACCACCCGCGGGCTCGCCCAGGGCCGGCCCTGGCTGCTGATGGAGCACTCCACGGGCGCCGTGAACTGGCAGCCGCGCAACATCGCCAAGGGTCCCGGCGAGATGCTCCGCAACTCCCTCACCCACCTCGCACGGGGTGCGGACGGCCTGTGCTTCTTCCAGTGGCGGGCCTCGCTGCAGGGCAGCGAGAAGTTCCACTCGGCGATGCTGCCCCACGCCGGCACCGACTCGCAGATCTGGCGCGACGTCGTCGCCCTCGGGTCCGCCCTGGGCAGGCTCCGGGAGATCGCGGGCACCACGGTGCACGCCGACGTCGCGCTCGTCTTCAGCTGGGAGGCATGGTGGGCGCACGACCAGGAATCCCACCCGTCCGGCGATGTCCGCTACATCGAGCAGGTCCACGCCGCCTACAGGGCACTGTGGGATGCGGGCGTCACGGTCGACATCGTGGCACCCGGTGCGGATCTCTCCGCCTACAAGCTCGCGGTGGTGCCGAACCTCTACCTGGTCCGCGACGAGCACGCCGCGGTGATCAGCGATTTCGTGACCCGCGGCGGGTCGGCCTTCATCACGTTCTTCAGCGGGATCGTCGACGAGAACGAGCGGGTTCGGCCCGGCGGCTACCCCGGAGCCTTCCGGGAGCTCCTCGGCATCCGCTCGGAGGAGTTCTTCCCCCTCGACCCCGCGCACCCGCTGGCGCTCGACAACGGCTCCCTCGCCTCGCTCTGGTCCGAGGCGGTGCACCTCACCACGGCGGAGCCCGTCCTGAGCTACGCGACCGGCCACCACGCGGGCATGCCCGCCGTGACGCGCAACCGAGTGGGAGCGGGCGAGGCGTGGTACGCCGGGACGGTCCTCGACGGCGGAGTCCTCACGGACCTGCTGCTGCGGGCGGCCGTCACCGCAGGCGTGGAGGTCCCCGAGGCGCAGTCCGGCCTCGAGGTCGTCACGCGCCGCGGCAACGGGCACGAGTACGTCTTCCTGATCAACCACTCCGCCGAGGACCGCAAGCACCGGGTCAGCGGCCTGGAACTGCTGACCGACGAGGCCGTCGCCGACGTCGTCACGGTTCCCGCGGGCGCGGTCCGCGTCGTCCGCACCATCCCAGGAACCCCCGACACCGACGGCTCGGACCAGGGCCGAAAGGATGCAGGCAATGTCAGTTCTTAGTACCCCGGCCGAGGCCCCCCAGGGGGCGCCGGTCACGAGGAGGAACAGGTCGTCGGGAGCGCAGCGCCGCGCCGTGGCACTGTTCATCGCCCCGTTCGGGATCCTCTTCCTCGCGTTCTACGCCATCCCGATCGTCTACGCCGTGATCCAGTCGCTGCTCACCGTGGAGCGCGAGGGCACGTTCGGCAGGCCCCGCCAGGTCTTCGGCGGCCTCGTCCAGTACGAGCAGGTCTTCCAGAACACGGCGTTCTGGGAGTCCGTGGGGCGCGTCCTGCTCTTCGGCGTGGTGCAGGTGCCGATCATGCTGGGCCTCGCCCTCCTGTTCGCGCTGCTGCTGGACTCGCCGCTGCTGAAGGGCAAGAAGTTCTTCCGGCTCGCGTTCTTCGCCCCCTACGCCGTCCCCGGCGTGATCGCCGCGATCATGTGGGGCTTCCTGTACTCGCCGTCGCTCTCGCCGTTCGGCGCCGTCACCTCGAACGTCGACCTCCTGGGCGGCAACCTCGTGCTCTGGGCGATCGCCAACATCGTGACCTGGGTGTACGTCGGCTACAACATGCTCATCATCTACTCGTCGCTGCTCGCGATCCCCACGGAGATCTACGAGGCGGCACGGCTCGACGGCGCCAGCAACCTCCAGATCGCCTGGCGCATCAAGATCCCCCTGGTGGTCCCGGCCATCATCCTGACGGCGGTGTTCTCCATCATCGGCACCCTCCAGCTCCTGGCCGAGCCGCAGACCCTGCGCAGCTTCAGCTCCGCGATCAACAGCACGTTCACGCCGAACCTCGCGGTCTACACGACGGCGTCGGTGCCGAACTACAACCTCGCCGCAGCGTTCTCGGTGGTCCTGGCGCTCGCCACGTTCATCCTCTCCTTCGTCTTCCTGAAGTCCACCCAGCGGAAGGTAACCCAGTGACGGCCGCCCCAGCCACCGCCCCCAGGCGCCGGCGCGACGGGAGTTCGACGGCGCACAGCGCCGGCGAGCGTGCCCGTGGCCCCCGCCAGAGCATCATGTCCCGCAGCGCGGCGATGCTCATCATGGGTGTCTTCACCCTGTACTTCCTGACTCCCATCTGGTGGCTGCTCACCACGTCCACGAAGACGGGCAGCGAGATCACCTCCACCGCTCCGCTGTGGTTCACGGCGGACTCGGCAGGCACGTTCCTCACGAACCTCGGACGCCTGTTCGCCTACGGCGACGGCCTGTTCGGCCGATGGCTGCTGAACTCGGCCCTGTACGCGGGGGTCGGTGCCCTGATCGGCACGGTCATCGCGGCGATGTGCGGGTATGCCCTCGCCAAGTACGAGTTCCGGGGGCGGGAGGCGATCTTCAACATCGTGCTCAGCGGCGTCCTGGTGCCTGCCACCGCGCTGGCGCTCCCGCTGTTCCTGATCTTCAGCCGGGTGGAACTGACGAACACCATGTGGGCCGTGTTCCTGCCGAGCCTCGTCAGCCCGTTCGGGGTGTACCTGGCCCGCATCTACGCGGCGGCCAGCGTTCCCGGCGAGCTGCTCGAAGCCGCCCGCCTGGACGGCTCCGGCGAGATCCGTACGTTCTTCACGGT is a window encoding:
- a CDS encoding beta-galactosidase gives rise to the protein MARTTTVAGLSGNGQLVYGCDYNPEQWDASVWREDVRLMREAGVNLVAVNIFGWAELEPEQGVFRFEDLDAVMDLLAEHGIGVNLGTGTSSTPAWLTTAHPEVLPRTADGTTRWPGGRQAFCPSSPVYREHALALVEQVSARYGSHPALRLWHVSNELGCHNSLCYCDVSAEAFRGWLRARYGTLDALNTAWGTAFWSQRYSAWEQVLPPRLTLSATNPTQTLDFHRFSSDELLAHYSAEEAVLRRTSDAPVTTNFMVAAHIRNQDYWAWAPEMDVIANDHYLDHRLDTPHAELAFAADTTRGLAQGRPWLLMEHSTGAVNWQPRNIAKGPGEMLRNSLTHLARGADGLCFFQWRASLQGSEKFHSAMLPHAGTDSQIWRDVVALGSALGRLREIAGTTVHADVALVFSWEAWWAHDQESHPSGDVRYIEQVHAAYRALWDAGVTVDIVAPGADLSAYKLAVVPNLYLVRDEHAAVISDFVTRGGSAFITFFSGIVDENERVRPGGYPGAFRELLGIRSEEFFPLDPAHPLALDNGSLASLWSEAVHLTTAEPVLSYATGHHAGMPAVTRNRVGAGEAWYAGTVLDGGVLTDLLLRAAVTAGVEVPEAQSGLEVVTRRGNGHEYVFLINHSAEDRKHRVSGLELLTDEAVADVVTVPAGAVRVVRTIPGTPDTDGSDQGRKDAGNVSS
- a CDS encoding carbohydrate ABC transporter permease, which encodes MQAMSVLSTPAEAPQGAPVTRRNRSSGAQRRAVALFIAPFGILFLAFYAIPIVYAVIQSLLTVEREGTFGRPRQVFGGLVQYEQVFQNTAFWESVGRVLLFGVVQVPIMLGLALLFALLLDSPLLKGKKFFRLAFFAPYAVPGVIAAIMWGFLYSPSLSPFGAVTSNVDLLGGNLVLWAIANIVTWVYVGYNMLIIYSSLLAIPTEIYEAARLDGASNLQIAWRIKIPLVVPAIILTAVFSIIGTLQLLAEPQTLRSFSSAINSTFTPNLAVYTTASVPNYNLAAAFSVVLALATFILSFVFLKSTQRKVTQ
- a CDS encoding carbohydrate ABC transporter permease — protein: MSRSAAMLIMGVFTLYFLTPIWWLLTTSTKTGSEITSTAPLWFTADSAGTFLTNLGRLFAYGDGLFGRWLLNSALYAGVGALIGTVIAAMCGYALAKYEFRGREAIFNIVLSGVLVPATALALPLFLIFSRVELTNTMWAVFLPSLVSPFGVYLARIYAAASVPGELLEAARLDGSGEIRTFFTVSTRLMAPALVTIFLFQFVAIWNNFFLPLIMLRDQALFPVTLGLYAWNSQISQIPELRSLVIVGALVSILPLIIAFLALQRFWSSGLGAGSVK